From a region of the Sulfuricurvum sp. genome:
- a CDS encoding ABC transporter ATP-binding protein has protein sequence MKIVASGLEHYYSHEHVLRGIDLSIEPGSFTAIIGESGSGKTTLLSILSTLLRPSKGHVTYDAKALSQWGSIDAFRRRHIGFVFQFHYLISYLTLRENIALAAMSEFQGQIDPLMERLGIEPLKGRYSDEVSGGERQRAAIARSLINRPSVVFADEPTGNLDTKNALGVYELFREFSRENTTFIVASHDKKIADFADTIIEMEDGVVKNIFKR, from the coding sequence ATGAAAATTGTCGCATCCGGATTGGAACATTATTACTCCCATGAACACGTTTTGCGCGGGATTGATCTGAGTATCGAACCGGGGAGTTTTACGGCGATCATCGGAGAAAGCGGCAGCGGAAAGACCACATTGCTCTCCATCCTCTCAACGCTGCTCCGACCCTCGAAGGGGCATGTGACGTACGATGCCAAAGCGCTTTCACAATGGGGAAGTATCGATGCGTTCCGACGCCGTCATATCGGGTTTGTGTTTCAGTTTCATTATCTGATTTCGTATTTGACGTTGCGAGAAAATATTGCACTTGCCGCGATGAGCGAATTTCAAGGGCAGATTGATCCGCTTATGGAGCGTTTAGGAATTGAGCCCCTGAAGGGGCGGTACAGCGATGAGGTTTCCGGAGGGGAGCGCCAGCGTGCCGCGATCGCACGATCGCTGATTAACCGTCCCTCTGTTGTTTTTGCGGATGAGCCGACAGGAAATCTGGATACGAAAAACGCATTGGGTGTTTATGAACTCTTTCGGGAATTTTCACGCGAAAATACGACGTTTATCGTCGCTTCCCATGACAAAAAAATAGCGGATTTTGCCGACACAATCATCGAAATGGAGGATGGAGTTGTTAAAAACATTTTTAAACGATGA
- a CDS encoding FtsX-like permease family protein: MITPLKALRKNRFKTALIFISMSVSISAIFLISAISGGVVSMYSAMLKTDGDIIVTQKGIADTFFSDINRSLSVPIAKVDGVKEVSALILGAAPVDPLPIVGIYGVSEGRFKSYHLTRGNYPHRGEVLLGSKIDTTLKHPSQIVLSKKTFHVSGVFKSKIGFEDGGVVMGLDDGGELFHKSASIFLVSLNDLSKSDAVLKQIGLLGADLEAKTTDSFIDSYNQFKIIKTSSDVIGAMAFLMGILGIVSMMSMVVNDRKGEFGIMRSIGLSPSVIIFKLLSETLIIALLAFAVAWGVSEGVLELIKHADKFQGYINGEITAVLLVKVFVVSVVMALIGTLMPAIYASRIDPMSLIQKGGA, translated from the coding sequence GTGATCACTCCACTCAAAGCCCTCCGCAAAAACCGTTTTAAAACAGCGCTCATCTTTATCAGTATGAGTGTTTCGATTTCCGCTATTTTTCTGATCAGCGCGATTTCGGGCGGAGTGGTGAGTATGTACAGTGCGATGCTCAAAACGGACGGAGATATCATCGTCACCCAAAAAGGGATTGCGGATACGTTTTTCAGTGATATCAACCGCTCTTTGTCCGTACCGATTGCAAAGGTGGACGGGGTTAAAGAGGTTTCGGCATTGATTTTAGGTGCCGCTCCGGTCGATCCTCTGCCGATCGTAGGAATTTACGGGGTGAGCGAAGGACGATTTAAAAGTTATCACCTGACACGGGGAAATTATCCTCATCGCGGAGAAGTCTTGTTGGGGTCTAAAATAGATACAACCCTCAAACACCCCTCACAAATTGTTCTGTCCAAAAAAACGTTTCATGTCAGCGGTGTATTTAAAAGCAAGATCGGATTTGAGGACGGCGGTGTTGTGATGGGACTAGACGACGGAGGTGAATTGTTTCACAAAAGTGCATCCATTTTCCTGGTCAGTTTGAACGATTTGAGCAAGAGTGATGCCGTTCTCAAGCAGATTGGGTTGCTCGGAGCTGATTTGGAAGCCAAAACTACCGACAGTTTTATCGATTCGTACAATCAGTTCAAAATCATCAAAACCAGTTCGGATGTGATCGGTGCGATGGCGTTTTTGATGGGGATTTTGGGGATCGTCAGTATGATGAGCATGGTGGTAAATGACCGTAAAGGGGAATTTGGCATTATGCGCTCTATCGGGCTCTCTCCGAGCGTTATTATTTTCAAACTTCTCAGTGAAACCCTGATAATCGCTTTGCTCGCTTTTGCCGTCGCATGGGGGGTAAGTGAGGGTGTGCTGGAACTGATCAAACATGCCGATAAATTCCAAGGATATATTAACGGTGAAATCACAGCCGTTCTTCTGGTGAAAGTATTTGTGGTCTCGGTGGTTATGGCGTTGATCGGGACGCTGATGCCGGCAATCTATGCCTCCCGCATTGATCCGATGAGCCTGATCCAAAAGGGGGGAGCATGA